A single window of Leptospira wolffii serovar Khorat str. Khorat-H2 DNA harbors:
- a CDS encoding flagellar protein FlgN yields the protein MTIKKEEWLDRICALLEEEIGLYSEILELEKEKTNAVTVADGKAMESISKKSYELIVHASEIERVRMNAIQDVYSSSNLGLPKEGVPTLTDFLNKIDRDSEHRLKQLGTRLKDTVHKLKDRIKANDKLIRTRQEFLRATIEAMRTNAKSGEVSVYEDDNSAATRTKKKRSSVLVNASA from the coding sequence ATGACGATAAAAAAAGAGGAATGGTTGGATCGGATTTGCGCTCTTCTGGAAGAGGAAATCGGCCTGTACTCGGAAATTCTAGAATTAGAAAAAGAGAAAACCAATGCGGTTACCGTGGCGGACGGAAAAGCAATGGAATCGATTTCCAAGAAATCCTACGAGCTGATCGTTCATGCGAGCGAGATCGAAAGAGTTCGGATGAACGCCATCCAAGACGTTTATTCTTCCAGTAATCTGGGGCTCCCCAAGGAAGGAGTTCCTACTTTAACCGATTTTTTGAATAAGATAGATAGGGACTCCGAGCATAGATTGAAACAACTCGGTACAAGATTAAAAGATACGGTCCACAAATTGAAGGATCGAATCAAGGCGAACGACAAATTGATTCGCACTAGACAGGAATTTTTACGGGCTACGATCGAAGCCATGCGTACTAACGCGAAGAGCGGGGAAGTTTCCGTTTACGAGGACGATAACTCGGCCGCGACGAGAACCAAGAAAAAACGATCTTCGGTGCTTGTGAACGCTTCCGCTTAA
- the flgK gene encoding flagellar hook-associated protein FlgK → MGSTFSGLEIGKRGLAAHQQALQTTGHNISNADNKHYSRQRVVLQATDPLYEPSLNRAHVPGQIGQGVEIASIERVRDTFIDDRIIETSGVKDYWAAKNEYLYQAENIFNEPNGTTLRTLMDKFWSSWEELANYPEDNAHRSVVLEKAQGLGSRMEDVYRKLSQLRDQSNREIESHALHLNTIAENIRTLNERIAKSEALGDKPNDLYDKRDSLLQELSSLTDITIGRSDEDELMVFIGQQILVQGGKLNKIDILGNPAKDGLLDLYWQTTGDPVLLKKGRLQGLIEVRDKILGEKIDQVDALAINVMDVINEIHKDGFGLNGNTNQSFFDVRSLALNTFGEYDSDGDGQNDITAIFRVSGKNTLDPDRPIGINGTMTFFRPDQKETPVLIPYSANDTINGVIKRINASKVGVVAYMNHDNQLALKATVAEDSPKKNFILRHIEDSGELLVGLTGILMASGPAGAYDYKRLGEITKLQSKPEDITLSPHFHPSSYFRVSEHIANNVANIAAARGKDVGGTGDYNSPGGHKDGRNALLVASSLRNNPVMVDYSKTTDDFYNSLISKLGTEAREAKQEWGIQTDLMTDLENMRQSVMGVSLDEEMANMVQFQHSYNASAKMINTMNEILDTIINRLGA, encoded by the coding sequence ATGGGATCCACATTCTCCGGATTGGAAATAGGTAAGAGAGGACTTGCTGCACACCAGCAGGCCTTGCAAACCACAGGTCATAATATTTCAAACGCGGATAATAAACATTATTCCCGGCAAAGAGTCGTACTCCAAGCGACCGATCCTCTATACGAGCCCTCGCTGAACCGCGCTCATGTTCCGGGTCAGATAGGACAAGGTGTGGAGATCGCGTCCATAGAGAGAGTTAGAGACACTTTCATAGACGATAGAATCATAGAGACTTCCGGAGTGAAGGATTATTGGGCTGCTAAGAACGAATATCTTTACCAAGCGGAGAATATCTTCAACGAACCGAACGGTACCACTCTTCGCACCTTGATGGATAAATTCTGGTCTTCCTGGGAAGAATTGGCGAATTATCCCGAAGATAACGCCCATCGTTCCGTCGTTCTGGAAAAAGCCCAAGGATTGGGAAGCAGAATGGAGGACGTTTACAGAAAACTCTCCCAGCTTCGCGATCAATCCAATCGGGAAATCGAATCCCATGCTTTGCATCTGAATACGATTGCGGAGAATATACGTACCTTAAACGAAAGGATTGCGAAATCCGAGGCTTTAGGGGATAAGCCGAACGATTTGTATGACAAACGGGATTCCTTATTGCAGGAACTTTCAAGTTTGACGGATATCACGATCGGCAGAAGCGACGAAGACGAATTGATGGTCTTCATCGGTCAGCAGATTCTTGTGCAAGGCGGAAAGCTGAATAAGATCGATATATTAGGAAATCCTGCTAAAGACGGATTATTGGATTTATATTGGCAGACTACGGGAGACCCGGTTCTTCTGAAGAAAGGTCGTCTCCAAGGTCTTATCGAAGTTCGGGATAAGATTCTAGGCGAGAAAATCGACCAAGTGGACGCGCTTGCCATCAACGTGATGGATGTAATCAACGAAATCCATAAGGACGGTTTCGGTCTAAACGGAAACACCAACCAAAGCTTTTTTGATGTACGCTCGTTGGCTTTGAATACCTTCGGAGAATACGATTCTGACGGAGATGGGCAAAACGATATTACCGCGATCTTCCGGGTTTCCGGAAAGAATACATTGGATCCGGATCGTCCGATCGGAATCAACGGAACCATGACTTTCTTCCGTCCGGATCAGAAGGAAACTCCGGTTCTTATTCCGTATTCCGCAAACGATACGATCAACGGAGTCATCAAAAGGATCAACGCATCCAAGGTAGGGGTCGTGGCTTATATGAATCACGACAACCAATTGGCTTTGAAGGCAACCGTCGCGGAAGATTCTCCTAAAAAGAACTTCATCCTAAGACATATCGAGGATTCGGGAGAATTGCTCGTGGGTCTGACGGGAATCCTAATGGCTTCCGGACCCGCAGGCGCTTACGATTACAAAAGATTGGGAGAAATCACCAAACTGCAATCCAAGCCGGAAGATATCACTCTTTCTCCGCATTTTCACCCTTCTTCTTATTTCAGGGTAAGCGAACATATCGCCAATAACGTGGCGAACATAGCCGCAGCCCGAGGTAAGGATGTGGGAGGAACGGGAGATTACAATTCTCCCGGAGGCCATAAGGACGGAAGAAACGCGTTACTCGTCGCTTCTTCTCTCAGAAATAATCCGGTCATGGTGGATTATTCCAAAACCACCGACGACTTTTACAATAGCCTAATCTCTAAACTGGGAACGGAAGCGAGAGAGGCCAAACAAGAATGGGGAATCCAAACGGACTTGATGACAGATCTCGAAAATATGAGACAGTCCGTAATGGGTGTGAGCTTGGACGAGGAAATGGCCAATATGGTGCAGTTCCAACATTCCTATAACGCGTCCGCGAAGATGATCAATACCATGAACGAAATTCTAGATACGATCATCAATCGCTTGGGTGCATAA
- a CDS encoding flagellar hook-associated protein 3 → MRITNMMQNNTLVRTLNRHQLALDETQNQLGTGQRIRLPSDEPGRATNQMFFRSRLNELDTFQANIDDGFGRLQQIDGELDRIGNLFQRARVLAVQASNGIYQGDKGFELEVAVGKEIDELLRALVDIANTRDATGRPLFGGHVIERPPFEPIESKIKGLQGLELKNQYIGVEYRGDIGEQIREIEKGEYIPVTIPGNKVFWGTNMSVTSRVDNSGYVAVSDQKFKIDGVEIQVSAGDTIDDIIDKINNSPIEAKANKLAQDNISLSSTAPHQVWLEDVDGGTVLRDIGLVDPANSEPPNNYSKSATVTGLSVFDVLIQFRNDLIQKDQERISGRDIQDLDLALENILRYRSIVGARMNRMEEHSQRVAFDKSYMTELLAKNEGIDFPETIMNLKWLETIHQYALNVGSKVIKSTLMDFLR, encoded by the coding sequence ATGCGGATCACTAACATGATGCAAAATAATACTCTGGTGAGGACCCTGAATCGTCACCAGTTGGCCTTGGATGAAACCCAGAACCAATTGGGTACGGGGCAAAGAATCAGATTGCCATCCGATGAACCGGGTCGGGCCACCAATCAGATGTTCTTTCGTTCTCGATTGAACGAGTTGGATACGTTCCAGGCGAACATAGACGACGGTTTCGGAAGATTGCAACAGATCGACGGAGAACTGGATCGTATCGGTAACTTATTCCAGAGAGCGAGAGTTCTTGCTGTGCAAGCTTCCAACGGTATCTACCAAGGAGACAAGGGATTCGAATTGGAGGTAGCGGTCGGAAAGGAAATCGACGAGCTACTCAGAGCGTTAGTAGATATCGCAAATACAAGAGACGCCACGGGCAGACCCTTATTCGGAGGTCATGTGATTGAAAGGCCTCCTTTCGAACCGATCGAGTCCAAGATTAAGGGATTACAAGGGCTGGAATTAAAGAACCAGTACATCGGTGTGGAATACAGAGGCGATATCGGAGAGCAGATCCGCGAAATCGAAAAAGGGGAATATATCCCCGTAACGATTCCGGGCAATAAGGTGTTCTGGGGAACCAATATGAGCGTTACGAGCCGGGTGGATAACTCGGGTTACGTAGCCGTATCCGATCAGAAGTTTAAGATAGACGGAGTGGAGATCCAAGTCTCCGCAGGAGATACGATCGACGATATCATCGATAAGATCAATAATTCTCCGATCGAAGCAAAGGCGAACAAACTCGCTCAGGACAATATCAGCCTTAGCTCCACGGCTCCGCATCAGGTTTGGTTGGAGGATGTGGACGGAGGAACGGTACTTAGAGATATCGGACTAGTAGATCCGGCCAACTCGGAACCGCCGAATAATTACAGCAAATCCGCGACCGTGACCGGACTTTCCGTGTTCGACGTGTTGATCCAGTTCAGAAACGACCTAATCCAAAAGGACCAAGAAAGAATTTCGGGACGGGACATTCAGGATTTGGATTTAGCTTTAGAGAATATTCTACGCTATAGATCCATCGTGGGCGCGAGAATGAATCGGATGGAAGAACATTCCCAGAGAGTGGCTTTCGATAAATCGTACATGACTGAGTTGTTGGCTAAGAACGAAGGAATCGATTTCCCGGAAACCATTATGAATCTGAAATGGTTGGAGACCATCCATCAGTATGCCCTTAACGTAGGCTCCAAAGTGATTAAGTCTACTTTAATGGACTTTTTAAGGTAA
- the fliW gene encoding flagellar assembly protein FliW, with translation MVEIQSKPFGKISVSEAQIVKFPEGLLGFGGYKNFALIEEEEESVFKWLQSLDEVDLAFVVIPPSLFKKEYKPLLSVDELSQIGLQDVLEALILVIVTIPNDDPASMTANLQGPILINKKELTGRQFVSRNENHSVREKIIESATVEMS, from the coding sequence ATGGTCGAGATCCAAAGCAAACCGTTCGGTAAAATCAGCGTCTCGGAGGCCCAAATCGTAAAATTTCCGGAAGGGCTTCTGGGATTCGGCGGTTATAAAAACTTCGCCTTGATAGAAGAGGAGGAGGAGTCCGTCTTCAAATGGTTACAATCCCTGGACGAAGTGGATTTAGCCTTCGTAGTCATACCTCCTTCTTTATTCAAAAAAGAATATAAACCATTACTGAGCGTAGACGAACTCTCGCAAATCGGGTTGCAGGATGTATTGGAAGCGCTTATTCTTGTCATAGTGACGATTCCGAACGATGACCCAGCCTCGATGACGGCCAATTTACAGGGTCCGATTCTAATCAATAAAAAGGAACTGACCGGTCGTCAGTTCGTGTCCCGCAACGAGAATCATTCCGTTAGGGAAAAAATCATCGAAAGCGCCACTGTGGAGATGTCCTAA
- the csrA gene encoding carbon storage regulator CsrA, whose protein sequence is MLVLARRTNESIIIGDDIEIVIVDIKGDQVKIGVKAPKEVSVHRAEVYREIQAENKKAAGTKIRPEDLGKIGSMLKKSDSGKKDKS, encoded by the coding sequence GTGCTAGTTTTAGCTAGGCGTACTAATGAATCCATTATTATCGGAGACGATATCGAGATCGTCATCGTGGATATTAAAGGGGATCAGGTAAAGATAGGAGTAAAAGCTCCTAAGGAAGTTTCCGTACATAGGGCGGAAGTTTACCGCGAGATTCAGGCGGAAAACAAAAAAGCCGCCGGTACAAAAATCCGGCCGGAGGACCTGGGAAAAATTGGCAGTATGCTTAAAAAATCCGACTCGGGCAAAAAGGATAAATCCTAG
- a CDS encoding SHOCT domain-containing protein codes for MAVCLKNPTRAKRINPRILRTSLLLCLIVCSCSLGQRKTIATSSDTIAVFYIKKSADTPLFLEADTWLPIASTVFSGAAQDSIEKNEFSNRLQKLFRFTGVTDSVIASKDPVRIFTEEETSRIGALLFEAEIEIPDGLPKAYQIVVKREDPIRPGLRIRRTVFYLRNQPDCLVLEFSEIGQVVDFQTPYSFRDWTLAPISEPKFSEANSIFLPELRPEGLEYLNSISEEKKNRICVHPSFWTSSIPKPDSTPPARKTQKGIEERLRTLKELLDKGLISKPDYEKKKAEILKEL; via the coding sequence TTGGCAGTATGCTTAAAAAATCCGACTCGGGCAAAAAGGATAAATCCTAGAATTCTCCGAACCTCACTTCTACTTTGTTTGATCGTCTGTTCCTGTTCTCTCGGACAACGTAAGACGATTGCGACTTCCTCCGATACGATAGCCGTCTTTTATATTAAGAAATCTGCGGATACTCCGCTCTTTTTAGAGGCGGATACTTGGCTACCCATTGCGAGCACCGTATTTTCAGGTGCCGCTCAGGATTCGATAGAGAAGAACGAATTCTCCAATCGTTTGCAAAAGCTATTTAGATTCACCGGAGTTACCGATTCCGTGATTGCGAGTAAGGATCCCGTAAGAATTTTCACGGAGGAGGAGACTTCTCGCATTGGAGCTCTTCTATTCGAGGCGGAGATCGAAATCCCGGACGGACTTCCTAAGGCATACCAGATCGTCGTAAAGAGAGAGGATCCGATCCGCCCCGGACTCAGGATTAGAAGGACCGTTTTTTATCTAAGAAACCAACCGGATTGTCTAGTGTTGGAGTTTTCCGAAATCGGACAGGTCGTTGACTTTCAAACTCCTTATTCTTTCCGGGATTGGACTCTCGCGCCCATATCCGAGCCGAAATTCTCCGAAGCTAATTCGATCTTCCTTCCCGAACTGAGACCGGAGGGTTTGGAATATCTAAATTCGATTTCGGAGGAAAAGAAGAATCGTATCTGCGTGCATCCTAGTTTTTGGACTTCTTCGATACCGAAGCCGGATTCTACTCCTCCTGCGAGAAAAACCCAAAAAGGAATCGAAGAAAGATTGAGGACTTTGAAGGAACTTTTGGATAAGGGTCTGATTTCCAAACCGGATTACGAGAAGAAGAAGGCGGAGATATTGAAGGAATTATAG